Proteins encoded together in one Quercus lobata isolate SW786 chromosome 3, ValleyOak3.0 Primary Assembly, whole genome shotgun sequence window:
- the LOC115981755 gene encoding transcription factor UNE12-like produces the protein MAGNPPEGLGDDFFEQILAVQPTYTTSEAAAVAGYGGGEVGSMPMVLQLGSGGGGGGGGGGGGGDGGGGSGGGGGGGGLRGMNLGMGMAPPLGLNLEQQQQHGGFLRQERFREEVVDGNHSNSHINNGSSSSATHGINERDSVHMTSLFPAFGQMQAQSLRPTAPPPSQLHQFHSQPTHGPGVAAPHPPGIRPRVRARRGQATDPHSIAERLRRERIAERMKALQELVPSANKTDRAAMLDEIVDYVKFLRLQVKVLSMSRLGGAGAVAQLVADVPLSSVEGEGIEGGTNQQAWDKWSNDGTEQQVAKLMEEDVGAAMQFLQSKALCIMPISLASAIFRTHQPDAPTLVKPESNTPS, from the exons ATGGCGGGCAATCCGCCAGAGGGCTTAGGTGATGATTTCTTTGAGCAGATCTTGGCTGTGCAGCCTACTTATACAACCAGTGAAGCAGCAGCAGTAGCTGGGTATGGAGGTGGAGAAGTGGGGTCCATGCCCATGGTTTTGCAGTTGGGgtctggtggtggtggtggtggtggtggtggaggtggaggtggagatggtggtggtgggagtggtggtggtggtggcggtggcgggTTGAGAGGGATGAACTTAGGGATGGGTATGGCACCACCTTTGGGGTTGAACTTAGAGCAACAACAACAGCATGGTGGGTTTTTGAGGCAGGAGAGGTTTAGAGAAGAGGTTGTTGATGGTAATCATAGTAACAGTCATATTAATaatggttcttcttcttctgctacTCATGGAATCAAT GAAAGAGATTCGGTGCACATGACAAGTTTGTTTCCTGCGTTTGGACAAATGCAAGCTCAGTCACTCCGGCCAACAGCACCACCTCCATCCCAACTACACCAG TTCCATAGCCAACCAACACATGGGCCGGGTGTTGCTGCACCACATCCACCTGGAATCCGCCCAAGGGTGCGTGCAAGACGAGGGCAAGCCACAGATCCCCACAGTATTGCTGAACGG TTACGTCGGGAAAGAATTGCGGAAAGAATGAAGGCTTTGCAAGAATTGGTTCCCAGTGCCAACAAA ACGGATAGGGCAGCAATGCTCGACGAAATTGTGGACTATGTGAAGTTTCTAAGGCTCCAAGTCAAG GTTTTGAGCATGAGTCGATTGGGTGGAGCCGGTGCAGTAGCTCAGCTTGTAGCTGATGTACCCCTTTCATCAGTTGAG GGTGAGGGCATTGAAGGTGGAACAAATCAACAAGCTTGGGATAAGTGGTCAAATGATGGCACAGAACAGCAAGTAGCAAAGCTGATGGAAGAAGATGTAGGAGCTGCCATGCAATTCCTTCAGTCCAAGGCTCTCTGCATCATGCCTATATCGCTTGCTTCTGCAATTTTTCGGACACATCAACCGGATGCACCAACACTTGTTAAGCCCGAATCAAACACCCCTTCATAG
- the LOC115981804 gene encoding sec-independent protein translocase protein TATA, chloroplastic-like, whose translation MEISSICLSPVSTSIPRVTPPSLPFSSSNSTFFTSNATLTFFNKTKPNSNTLVLGGATTRIRVERARKGLTCNALFGLGVPELAVIAGVAALVFGPKKLPEVGKSIGKTVKSFQQAAKEFESELKKEPDSITEPPVEKPTAVSEEEKQDIKVSSTKESV comes from the exons atggaGATCTCATCTATTTGTCTCTCTCCAGTCTCTACTTCCATTCCAAGAGTAACCCCACCTTCTCTCCCCTTCTCTTCTTCCAACTCCACCTTCTTCACCAGCAATGCCACCCTCACTTTCTTCAACAAAACCAAGCCCAACAGCAACACTCTGGTACTGGGTGGAGCTACAACCAGGATCAGAGTTGAGAGAGCAAGAAAGGGTCTGACTTGTAACGCTTTGTTCGGTCTTGGAGTGCCTGAGCTGGCTGTTATTGCTGGTGTTGCAGCTCTGGTTTTTGGGCCCAAGAAGTTGCCTGAAGTAGGAAAGAGTATTGGCAAGACTGTCAAGAGCTTCCAACAG GCAGCAAAAGAGTTTGAGTCTGAGCTTAAAAAAGAACCTGATTCCATAACAGAGCCTCCTGTCGAGAAACCTACGGCTGTCAGTGAAGAGGAGAAACAAGATATCAAGGTTTCAAGCACAAAGGAGAGTGTATGA